The Bacteroides ovatus genomic interval GAGTGCGGCTTATAAAGTGCAAAACGGCGGACAGCCTCTGCCGGCTCTTGCTTTTTTCCATATTCCTCTTCCTGAATACAATGAAGCTGCCCGTAGCGAAAATGCAATTCTTCGTGGAACTCGTATGGAGGAAGCTTGTGCGCCTAAATTGAATACAGGAATGTTTGCAGCGATGAAAGAAGCTGGTGATGTGATGGGTATGTTTGTAGGACACGACCACGATAATGACTATGCAGTGATGTGGAAAGATATCCTTCTGGCTTATGGACGCTTTACCGGTGGAAATACGGAATATAACCATTTGCCGAATGGTGCGCGTATCATCGTATTGGATGAGGGTGCCCGTACATTCACATCCTGGATTCGTCAGAAAGACGGTGTGGTGGATAAAATCTCTTATCCGGCAAGTTTTGTCAAAGACGATTGGACTAAACGTTGAGACTTGCGAACTTCACATGGCTAAGGCGCGTGTATTTTGAACCATAGCTTTCGTATCGGCGCGATACTTTCGCCGATGCAACGTAGATAATATCTCCCAGTCGGTATTCATGTTCTATCCCGGATAGAGTGCATGAAACCGCACTGGGATTTTTTGATGGAATACTCATGGTGACTAAATTTCCACTGGCATCGGTCAAAGTCAGTACCTGCTTGACAAAAAACTGTGGGGTAGTGCCGTTCACTCTTGTTTTGTACGGATCATCTTCCAATCTTACCCGGGTGACTTTTAATTTTAAGTCTGTCAGCTTTTCTCCTAATTCTCCCAGATAACGGCTGGATGAACGCTTCTCCCTCGATTTTCTTATCATTATATCCAGGTGTATGGAATGATAAGCTTGTGCTATTTTGACGAAACGTTCCTGTTTCGGTATTTTGGGAATGAATTTGTATGCTACCCAACTTAGGTAGGCGGGATCTATTTTGAGGATTTCATGTAGAAAATGTCCCCGGTATTTTCCGAAGAAGATAAGATCGTCACCATTACTCTGCATTCTTTTCTCATTGTAATCTACCAGGATGATGCAACGCTTCGAATAATAAAACATCGTGCTGGCCATCCGCAGGGATTCGTTGATGTCTGGTGACAGGTCATGTATATAAAGAATGGATTGCTTTTCGGGCAGGGGAGAGTACAGCCAAAGGGAATAATTTGGTTTCCCCGGTCGGGGCAACACCACCAGGTAGACTCCTACCTCTTTAAAAGAGGCTCTGCCTCGGTTGTACTCATTCAATTTGGCATACAATAAGGCTTGCTCGTTTTCGGAAATGCCCGGTAATCTGGGGTTAGCCATAATTGTTCTCGCTTTTGGTATATTTCAAATATAAGGATTTTCTTTCAGAAAAGCAACTTTTCTCTTTGAAATCTCGTACATTTGTATCCATGTAAATTTTCAAAATTCGAATGGAAGAACGAAATAAGAGAGTATTGGTAGGTATGAGTGGTGGCATAGACAGCACCGCTACTTGCTTGATGCTGCAGGAACAAGGATACGAGATTGTAGGGGTTACCATGCGCGTATGGGGAGATGAGCCACAGGATGCCAGGGAGTTGGCTGAACGGATGGGGATCGAACATTATGTAGCAGATGAACGTATTCCTTTTAAAGAAACCATCGTAAAAAACTTCATAGACGAATATAAGCAGGGGCGTACACCGAATCCGTGCGTGATGTGTAATCCGTTGTTTAAGTTCCGTGTTTTGACGGAGTGGGCGGATAAGTTGAATTGTGCATGGGTGGCTACCGGACATTATTCACGATTGGAAGAGAAAAGCGGAAATATTTATATAGTAGCCGGAGACGATGATAAGAAAGACCAGTCGTATTTTCTCTGGAGATTGGGGCAGGATGTGCTGAAACGTTGTATTTTCCCGTTGGGAGATTATACGAAGGTGAAGGTTCGTGAGTATCTTGCAGAGAAAGGATATGAAGCAAAGTCGAAAGAAGGAGAAAGTATGGAAGTCTGCTTTATCAAGGGGGATTACCGTGATTTTCTTCGTGAGCAGTGCCCCGAACTGGATAGTGAAATTGGACCGGGATGGTTTGTTAACTCTGAAGGAGTGAAGCTTGGGAAGCATAAAGGAGCACCTTATTATACGATTGGGCAACGAAAAGGATTGGAGATCGCTTTAGGAAAGCCTGCTTATGTGTTGAAAATCAATCCGCAGAAAAATACGGTGATGCTT includes:
- the mnmA gene encoding tRNA 2-thiouridine(34) synthase MnmA, with translation MEERNKRVLVGMSGGIDSTATCLMLQEQGYEIVGVTMRVWGDEPQDARELAERMGIEHYVADERIPFKETIVKNFIDEYKQGRTPNPCVMCNPLFKFRVLTEWADKLNCAWVATGHYSRLEEKSGNIYIVAGDDDKKDQSYFLWRLGQDVLKRCIFPLGDYTKVKVREYLAEKGYEAKSKEGESMEVCFIKGDYRDFLREQCPELDSEIGPGWFVNSEGVKLGKHKGAPYYTIGQRKGLEIALGKPAYVLKINPQKNTVMLGNADQLETEYMLAEQDKMVDERELFGCENLTVRIRYRSRPIPCRVKRLEDGRLLIRFLEIASAIAPGQSAVFYDGKRVLGGAFIASQRGIGLVIMENEEL